A part of Pseudoalteromonas arctica A 37-1-2 genomic DNA contains:
- the lon gene encoding endopeptidase La, whose amino-acid sequence MTLERTDRVEIPVLALRDVVVYPHMVIPLFVGREKSIKCLEAAMDKDKQIFLVAQKDATVDEPEQDDIYRIGTIATVLQLLKLPDGTVKVLVEGTQRAQIEEFVDNDDFFVANAQFIESDSVDEKEQDIFIRSAISQFEGYVKLNKKIPPEVLTSVSGIDEPARLADTMAAHMPLKVPEKQKVLEISSVTERLEYLMALMEGEIDLLQVEKKIRTRVKKQMEKSQREYYLNEQMKAIQKELGELDDVPDEFEALKKRIEESGMPSEAQDKATTELNKLKMMSPMSAEATVVRSYIDTLINVPWKKRSKVKKDLAGAQKILDSDHHGLDKVKERIIEYLAVQQRTNKLKGPILCLVGPPGVGKTSLGQSIARSTGRKYVRMALGGVRDEAEIRGHRRTYIGSMPGKLIQNMTKVGVKNPLFLLDEIDKMSSDMRGDPASALLEVLDPEQNSHFADHYLEVDYDLSDVMFVATSNSFNIPGPLLDRMEVIRLSGYTEDEKLNIAKEHLITKQVKRNGLKESEIVIEDSAIIGIIRYYTREAGVRNLEREISKLCRKAVKNILLEKDTKTVTINQDNLEDFLGVQRFDYGKAEDGDRIGQVTGLAWTEVGGDLLTIECAAVPGKGKLTYTGSLGDVMQESIQAAMTVVRNRADTFRINSDFYEKRDIHVHVPEGATPKDGPSAGAAMVTGLVSSLTGNPVRADVAMTGEITLRGEVLPIGGLKEKLLAAHRGGIKTVIIPKINERDLKEIPENVLAGLDIHPVTWIDEVLKLALVHPVESFSVETPKNQEKS is encoded by the coding sequence ATGACGCTTGAGAGAACCGACCGAGTCGAAATCCCAGTCCTTGCACTGCGCGATGTTGTGGTATACCCGCACATGGTGATCCCGCTTTTTGTTGGCCGTGAAAAATCAATAAAATGCCTAGAAGCGGCAATGGACAAAGACAAACAAATTTTCTTGGTTGCACAAAAAGATGCAACTGTAGATGAACCAGAGCAAGATGATATTTATCGTATCGGTACTATTGCCACTGTACTTCAGTTATTAAAATTACCAGACGGTACAGTTAAAGTTTTAGTTGAAGGTACACAGCGCGCACAAATTGAAGAATTTGTAGATAACGATGACTTTTTTGTTGCTAATGCTCAATTTATTGAATCTGATTCAGTAGATGAGAAAGAACAAGATATTTTTATTCGTAGCGCAATTAGCCAGTTTGAAGGCTATGTAAAGCTAAACAAAAAAATTCCACCTGAAGTACTAACTTCAGTTTCAGGTATTGATGAGCCAGCACGCCTTGCCGATACAATGGCAGCCCATATGCCGCTTAAAGTACCTGAAAAGCAAAAAGTGCTAGAAATTTCAAGCGTTACAGAACGTCTTGAATATTTAATGGCATTAATGGAAGGCGAAATAGACTTACTGCAAGTTGAGAAGAAAATTCGTACCCGCGTTAAAAAGCAGATGGAAAAGTCTCAGCGCGAGTATTACCTCAATGAGCAAATGAAAGCTATTCAAAAAGAGCTGGGTGAGCTTGACGATGTACCTGACGAATTTGAAGCACTTAAAAAACGCATCGAAGAATCGGGTATGCCAAGCGAGGCACAAGACAAAGCGACGACAGAGCTTAATAAGCTTAAGATGATGTCGCCAATGTCTGCAGAAGCGACTGTAGTGCGTTCATACATTGACACATTAATTAATGTGCCATGGAAAAAACGCTCTAAAGTGAAAAAAGACTTAGCGGGCGCGCAAAAAATTCTTGATAGCGATCACCACGGCTTAGATAAAGTAAAAGAACGCATTATTGAGTACCTCGCGGTACAACAGCGTACTAATAAGCTTAAAGGGCCAATTTTATGTTTAGTTGGGCCACCAGGTGTTGGTAAAACATCACTTGGGCAATCTATAGCGCGTTCAACTGGTCGTAAGTATGTTCGTATGGCGCTTGGCGGCGTACGTGATGAAGCTGAGATCCGTGGTCATCGTCGTACATACATTGGTTCAATGCCAGGTAAGCTAATTCAAAACATGACAAAAGTGGGCGTTAAAAATCCATTATTTTTGTTAGATGAAATCGATAAAATGTCATCAGACATGCGTGGCGACCCAGCATCAGCACTATTAGAAGTGCTTGATCCTGAGCAAAACAGCCACTTTGCCGATCATTACCTTGAAGTAGATTACGATTTATCTGATGTTATGTTTGTAGCAACATCAAACAGCTTTAACATTCCTGGCCCATTATTGGACCGTATGGAAGTTATTCGTTTATCGGGTTACACCGAAGATGAAAAGCTAAACATTGCAAAAGAGCACTTAATTACTAAACAAGTAAAACGTAACGGCTTAAAAGAGTCTGAAATAGTTATCGAAGATAGTGCAATTATTGGCATTATTCGTTACTACACACGTGAAGCGGGTGTACGTAACCTAGAGCGTGAAATTTCAAAACTATGCCGTAAAGCAGTTAAAAATATCTTACTCGAAAAAGACACTAAAACAGTGACTATCAATCAAGATAACCTAGAAGACTTTTTAGGTGTGCAACGCTTTGATTATGGTAAAGCTGAAGATGGCGACCGTATTGGTCAAGTTACAGGTTTAGCATGGACAGAAGTTGGTGGTGATTTGCTAACAATCGAATGTGCGGCTGTACCAGGTAAAGGTAAACTTACTTATACCGGTTCACTGGGCGATGTGATGCAAGAGTCGATTCAAGCGGCAATGACGGTAGTACGTAATCGCGCAGATACATTTCGTATTAATAGCGACTTTTACGAAAAACGTGATATTCACGTACACGTACCTGAGGGCGCAACACCAAAAGATGGTCCTAGTGCGGGCGCAGCAATGGTAACAGGTCTTGTATCTAGCTTAACGGGTAACCCTGTACGAGCAGATGTTGCAATGACCGGTGAAATTACGCTACGTGGTGAAGTACTTCCTATTGGTGGCTTAAAAGAGAAATTATTGGCGGCGCATCGTGGTGGAATTAAAACAGTAATCATTCCAAAAATTAACGAACGTGACTTAAAAGAGATTCCAGAGAACGTGCTGGCAGGTCTTGATATTCACCCAGTTACTTGGATTGACGAGGTGTTAAAGCTTGCTTTAGTGCATCCTGTTGAGAGTTTTTCGGTCGAAACACCTAAAAACCAAGAAAAAAGCTAA
- a CDS encoding HU family DNA-binding protein, with amino-acid sequence MKEDDIVNKSQLIDQIAADADISKAAAGRALDSFIESVSGALKEGDSVALVGFGTFSVRDRAARSGRNPQTGETIQIAAATIPAFKAGKALKDAVN; translated from the coding sequence ATGAAAGAGGATGATATTGTGAATAAATCTCAATTAATCGATCAAATCGCAGCTGATGCTGACATTTCTAAAGCGGCTGCAGGTCGTGCACTAGATTCATTCATCGAATCTGTATCTGGCGCGCTAAAAGAAGGCGACTCAGTTGCACTTGTTGGTTTTGGTACTTTCTCAGTACGTGACCGTGCTGCACGTTCAGGCCGTAACCCGCAAACTGGTGAAACAATCCAAATTGCTGCTGCAACTATTCCTGCTTTTAAAGCCGGTAAAGCGCTTAAAGACGCAGTAAACTAA
- a CDS encoding SurA N-terminal domain-containing protein, which translates to MLEKIREGSQGPVAKIILGAVILSFALAGIGSYLGQTTEQPVAEVNGIKISQTDFNRAYQNERSRLEQQFGEYFTQIAADPNYMAQIRQGVVDRLVQQELQSQLAADLGLRVSDESVRKTILELPYFQIGEKFNNDRYLQVIRQMNFQPDAFREYLRKDMTRSQVVSAVAGTDFALESELKSAIALQQQTRSIDYLVINKEALAATVEVSEQEVSDYYELNASQFLSPELISVSYIELKAADINVESVTEDDVKAYYEQNKAQYIEPEKRRVSHILIDNSEDDDAAKEKANALHAQLEQGADFAELAESSSDDIVSGEMGGDLEWIERDVMDPAFEDATFALQNKGDISEVVASEFGYHIIKLTDIQPQQVKAYNDVKADLRAELEQAEKVDAFYEKQTEMGALAFEISDRLDDAAEVAEVEVKSTPLLALNALPEPLNSPAVVTALTSVDLLEDKVNSEVIELGEEHAIIVRINEHKPAATKPLDEVSEQIKARLVNEKSSELAKEKARSLFAEVQAGKSLNDVANEQSLTVRQEAQLTRQSYTVSPAIVTQAFKMAHPADSAVVELVNLNNGDAAIVALKSVTDAQVAANIDPQAKQSITMAQANKNYMVFIEALKANAELNLPTATQTVE; encoded by the coding sequence ATGCTTGAGAAAATCAGAGAAGGTTCGCAAGGACCTGTAGCCAAAATAATTTTAGGCGCGGTGATTTTATCTTTTGCCTTAGCAGGGATCGGTAGTTACTTAGGTCAAACCACAGAACAACCCGTTGCTGAAGTAAATGGAATTAAAATTAGTCAAACCGATTTTAACCGTGCTTACCAAAATGAACGTAGCCGTTTAGAGCAACAATTTGGTGAATACTTTACACAAATTGCCGCTGATCCAAATTACATGGCGCAAATTCGCCAAGGTGTAGTTGACCGCTTAGTACAACAAGAATTGCAATCACAGCTAGCGGCTGATTTAGGCCTTCGCGTAAGCGACGAAAGTGTACGTAAAACAATTTTAGAGCTACCGTACTTTCAAATTGGTGAAAAGTTTAATAACGATCGTTACTTACAAGTAATTCGTCAAATGAACTTTCAACCAGATGCTTTTCGTGAATACTTACGTAAAGATATGACACGTAGTCAGGTTGTATCAGCTGTTGCAGGTACAGACTTTGCCCTAGAGAGCGAGCTCAAAAGCGCAATTGCTCTACAGCAGCAAACTCGTAGTATTGACTACTTAGTCATTAATAAAGAAGCGCTAGCCGCTACGGTAGAGGTATCAGAGCAAGAAGTGTCTGACTACTACGAGCTAAACGCATCACAATTTTTATCTCCAGAGCTTATTTCAGTAAGTTATATTGAGCTTAAAGCAGCAGATATTAATGTTGAATCGGTAACCGAGGATGACGTTAAAGCGTATTACGAGCAAAACAAAGCGCAGTACATAGAACCTGAAAAACGTCGCGTATCACATATCTTAATTGATAACAGTGAAGACGATGATGCAGCAAAAGAAAAAGCCAATGCACTTCATGCACAACTAGAGCAAGGTGCAGACTTTGCTGAGTTAGCAGAATCATCATCTGACGATATCGTTAGTGGCGAAATGGGCGGCGACCTTGAATGGATTGAACGTGACGTAATGGACCCTGCATTTGAAGATGCGACTTTCGCACTGCAAAACAAAGGTGACATTTCTGAGGTTGTTGCTTCTGAGTTTGGTTATCACATAATTAAACTTACAGACATTCAACCACAACAAGTTAAAGCGTATAACGATGTTAAAGCTGACTTACGTGCTGAATTAGAACAAGCTGAAAAAGTAGATGCATTTTACGAAAAGCAAACAGAAATGGGCGCACTTGCATTTGAAATTTCAGACCGCTTAGACGACGCTGCAGAAGTTGCTGAAGTTGAAGTTAAATCTACACCTCTTTTAGCACTTAATGCTCTACCAGAGCCTTTAAACAGCCCTGCAGTTGTAACAGCACTAACATCAGTTGATTTACTTGAAGATAAAGTAAACTCTGAAGTTATTGAGCTTGGTGAGGAGCATGCAATTATTGTTCGTATTAACGAGCATAAACCTGCTGCTACTAAACCGCTAGATGAAGTAAGCGAGCAAATTAAAGCGCGTTTAGTTAATGAAAAATCATCGGAGCTTGCTAAAGAAAAAGCGCGTAGCTTATTTGCAGAAGTACAAGCAGGTAAGAGCTTAAATGATGTAGCAAACGAGCAAAGCTTGACGGTTCGTCAAGAAGCGCAATTAACACGTCAAAGCTACACTGTTTCACCTGCTATTGTGACTCAAGCATTTAAAATGGCTCATCCAGCAGATTCTGCGGTAGTTGAGCTTGTTAATTTAAATAATGGTGATGCAGCAATTGTTGCGCTTAAGTCGGTAACAGATGCACAAGTTGCAGCTAATATTGACCCTCAAGCAAAACAAAGCATTACTATGGCGCAAGCTAATAAAAACTACATGGTATTTATTGAAGCGCTTAAAGCAAATGCTGAACTTAACTTACCAACGGCTACACAAACTGTTGAATAA
- a CDS encoding IS4 family transposase: MINEHTHWAKQQFGKSDLGDPRRTARLVKLASTLANEPGKPLVNITQSPADMEGAYRFIRNENIDATAIAESGFKATVEQAKSHNLLLALEDTTTLIYKHSSIRDDLGHVGRGAKQRGLLAHSVLLFAPDTKQVVGLIEQSRWSRDINTIGKREKHATTSYEEKESYKWESASRAMAERLQGQMANVISVCDREADIYEYLQYKLSEQQRFVVRSMQSRHIEEGEDKLYAFASELMSAGTKHIHIAQKGGRKARSATLDITYAPVTLKAPYNKKGHSLPVYYVGCAERGNAENGLSWHLLTSEPVTSKEDALAIITYYEHRWLVEEYHKVWKSDGTDIESLRLQSQDNMERLVTINGFIATRILQLKFTNEQPDSPSCEQLLSPKAWKLLWLKRIKTPLPETAPNMSWAYQELAKLGGWKDTKRTGRASVKVLWQGWLKLQAILEGYDLAKSLESDL, from the coding sequence ATGATTAACGAACATACTCATTGGGCAAAACAACAATTCGGTAAATCGGACTTAGGTGATCCAAGAAGAACAGCGCGTCTGGTAAAGTTAGCATCAACGCTTGCAAATGAACCAGGAAAACCACTTGTGAACATCACTCAATCCCCCGCCGATATGGAAGGTGCCTACCGCTTTATTCGCAACGAGAATATTGACGCAACGGCTATAGCAGAGTCAGGCTTTAAAGCCACGGTTGAACAAGCAAAAAGTCATAACTTATTACTCGCATTAGAAGACACGACCACACTAATTTATAAACATTCCTCCATTCGAGATGATTTGGGTCATGTCGGACGAGGAGCAAAACAACGAGGCTTGTTAGCTCATAGCGTATTACTGTTTGCGCCAGACACAAAGCAAGTTGTGGGATTAATTGAACAGTCTCGCTGGAGTCGTGATATCAACACGATTGGAAAAAGAGAAAAACACGCGACGACTTCTTACGAAGAAAAAGAAAGTTACAAGTGGGAGTCAGCGTCACGAGCGATGGCAGAGCGGCTGCAAGGACAAATGGCGAACGTGATATCGGTGTGTGACCGCGAAGCGGACATCTACGAATACTTGCAGTATAAACTGAGCGAGCAGCAACGATTCGTCGTACGCTCGATGCAAAGTCGTCATATTGAAGAAGGTGAGGATAAGCTCTATGCGTTTGCAAGCGAGCTGATGAGTGCAGGCACCAAACACATCCACATTGCACAAAAAGGAGGAAGAAAAGCCCGAAGCGCAACACTGGATATCACCTATGCGCCAGTGACACTCAAAGCGCCTTACAATAAGAAAGGACACTCCCTCCCAGTTTACTATGTCGGCTGTGCAGAGCGAGGAAACGCTGAGAACGGCTTAAGCTGGCACCTATTAACCAGTGAACCAGTCACCAGCAAAGAAGACGCTTTAGCTATCATCACCTACTATGAGCACCGTTGGCTTGTAGAGGAATACCATAAAGTCTGGAAAAGTGATGGTACGGATATCGAAAGTTTACGCCTTCAAAGCCAAGATAACATGGAAAGATTGGTGACGATTAATGGCTTTATTGCGACGCGAATATTGCAACTAAAGTTCACCAATGAGCAGCCTGATTCTCCAAGTTGTGAACAACTGTTATCTCCCAAAGCATGGAAGTTATTGTGGTTAAAGAGAATAAAAACACCATTGCCTGAAACTGCTCCAAATATGTCATGGGCGTATCAGGAACTGGCAAAGTTAGGAGGCTGGAAAGATACCAAGCGCACAGGGCGTGCATCTGTGAAAGTGTTATGGCAAGGATGGCTTAAGTTACAAGCCATCCTGGAAGGCTACGATTTAGCAAAATCTCTTGAGTCAGACTTGTGA
- a CDS encoding VOC family protein — MLKKTLLTGISSLALLLLSTTSIADENSTSKSWVGGVDHLGLTVSNLNASKAFFTDVLGFKTLGSDPTYPAYFLSNNKITITLWRVKNDEKRVEFNRAENVGLHHLALSVESIKKLSELHTHLEMQNNITIEFAPENLGKGPTQHMMIREPSGNRIEFIARGN, encoded by the coding sequence ATGCTAAAAAAAACATTACTCACAGGCATTTCATCATTAGCGTTACTACTGCTATCAACAACCTCAATAGCTGACGAAAACTCTACCTCTAAAAGTTGGGTTGGTGGCGTTGATCATTTAGGTTTAACCGTATCAAACTTAAATGCATCCAAAGCATTTTTTACTGATGTACTTGGTTTTAAAACGCTAGGAAGTGATCCAACCTACCCCGCTTATTTTTTATCAAACAATAAAATAACCATTACATTATGGCGCGTAAAAAATGATGAAAAACGTGTGGAGTTTAATCGAGCAGAAAATGTGGGCTTACACCATTTAGCACTCAGTGTAGAAAGTATCAAAAAGTTAAGCGAGCTACATACACACTTAGAAATGCAAAATAATATTACTATAGAGTTTGCACCAGAAAACTTAGGTAAAGGTCCAACCCAACATATGATGATAAGAGAGCCTAGCGGCAATCGGATTGAGTTTATTGCCAGAGGTAATTAA
- a CDS encoding ATP-binding cassette domain-containing protein — protein MQPLLKVQALSKTFNVRAGLFSRKKFEVLKNISFCVGKGESIAIIGETGAGKSTLAKLLSGADTADSGQILLENNIIEDNGVRDNQCRHIRMIFQDSAASLNPGLTIGEMLDDCLQYNTELDASERTEKIDATLSKVGLLIDHKHYYPHMFSVGQLQRVAFARALILDPKVIVLDEAVSSLDPSIRAQIVNLLLKLQRDTGLTYVMITHHLSLVRHISDYVVVLDKGEVVEYGPTEDVFQNPQSKVTQRLLSC, from the coding sequence ATGCAGCCGCTACTAAAAGTACAAGCACTATCAAAAACATTCAATGTGCGAGCTGGGCTTTTTTCACGTAAAAAGTTTGAAGTACTTAAAAATATTTCGTTTTGTGTCGGTAAAGGCGAAAGTATTGCCATAATTGGTGAAACAGGTGCAGGTAAAAGTACATTAGCAAAACTACTTTCTGGAGCTGATACTGCTGATAGCGGGCAAATTTTGCTCGAGAATAATATTATCGAAGATAATGGCGTACGCGATAATCAATGTCGCCATATTCGTATGATTTTTCAAGATTCAGCTGCATCGCTCAACCCGGGATTAACCATTGGCGAAATGCTTGATGATTGCCTGCAATATAATACTGAACTTGATGCTAGTGAACGGACTGAAAAGATTGATGCAACGCTTTCAAAGGTGGGTTTGTTAATCGATCATAAACACTACTACCCGCATATGTTTAGTGTGGGGCAACTACAGCGTGTTGCGTTTGCTCGTGCATTAATTTTAGATCCTAAGGTGATTGTGCTTGATGAAGCCGTTTCGTCTTTAGACCCTTCTATACGCGCTCAAATAGTGAATTTATTACTTAAGCTGCAGCGCGACACAGGCCTTACGTATGTGATGATCACCCATCATTTAAGTCTAGTGCGCCACATCAGTGATTATGTGGTTGTACTCGATAAAGGCGAAGTAGTTGAATACGGCCCTACTGAAGATGTTTTTCAAAACCCCCAATCAAAAGTAACGCAGCGATTACTTAGCTGCTAA
- a CDS encoding peptide ABC transporter ATP-binding protein, translating into MQLLDVRNLTIELRTSETVIRAVDRVSFSLKEGEVHALVGESGSGKSLIAKAIIGVLNERWDITADRIHWRGVDLMRLSPEKRRKIVSQDIAMIYQDPSRCLDPTAKIFDQIAETLPEIATKGFFLKRNRERKDRVKALIHKVGIKNHEAVLSSYPHELSEGVCQKVMIAMAIARTPKLLIADEPTTALESTTRAQVFRLLKSLNQLKNMSILMISHELEEIAHWSHGIHVLYCGQMVEAGPTHEIFKQPRHPYTQALLKSLPDYEQGLAHKEPFYALKGTIPTLQHLPIGCRLGPRCPQAQKACVVTPTLTKHHGHSYACHFPLIKDMK; encoded by the coding sequence ATGCAATTACTCGATGTTCGTAACTTAACAATTGAACTACGTACCTCTGAAACTGTAATTAGAGCCGTAGACAGAGTGAGTTTTAGCTTAAAAGAAGGCGAAGTACATGCGCTTGTGGGCGAGTCTGGCTCTGGTAAAAGCCTAATAGCAAAAGCGATTATTGGTGTATTGAACGAACGCTGGGACATTACTGCCGACCGTATTCATTGGCGCGGCGTAGACTTAATGCGTTTAAGTCCAGAGAAACGCCGTAAAATAGTAAGCCAAGATATAGCGATGATCTATCAAGATCCAAGTCGCTGCCTTGACCCAACCGCTAAAATATTTGACCAAATTGCCGAAACACTCCCAGAGATCGCAACTAAAGGTTTCTTTTTAAAGCGCAACCGCGAGAGAAAAGACAGAGTAAAAGCGCTTATTCATAAGGTGGGCATTAAAAACCACGAAGCGGTACTAAGTAGTTACCCTCATGAGCTCTCAGAGGGCGTATGTCAAAAAGTAATGATTGCGATGGCCATTGCTCGCACGCCTAAGTTATTAATCGCTGATGAGCCAACTACAGCACTTGAGAGCACAACTCGCGCACAAGTATTTAGACTACTAAAAAGCTTAAACCAACTTAAAAACATGTCTATTTTGATGATCTCTCATGAACTTGAAGAGATTGCACATTGGTCGCATGGCATTCATGTTTTATATTGCGGGCAAATGGTTGAAGCAGGCCCAACCCATGAAATATTTAAACAGCCTCGCCATCCATACACGCAAGCATTACTAAAAAGCTTGCCAGACTACGAACAAGGTTTAGCGCATAAAGAACCTTTTTATGCACTTAAAGGGACTATCCCTACTCTGCAACATTTGCCTATTGGCTGCCGCCTAGGGCCGCGTTGTCCGCAAGCACAAAAAGCCTGCGTGGTAACTCCCACCCTTACTAAGCATCATGGTCATAGTTATGCGTGCCATTTTCCGTTAATTAAGGACATGAAATAA
- a CDS encoding ABC transporter permease subunit has product MAKFNLFSEESNKSPLARFWRKFKNNHPALVGLWIFMAFALLAATAPFLAPYGVNQQHTDALLIPPSWREMGDVRFLLGTDDLGRDVLSRLMNGATYTFGLSVVAALITTIFGVLVGTFAGISKGLRSSFLNHLLDITLSIPSLLLAIIIIAILGPGLMNTVWAIILALLPQFIHSVRNLIVDELSKDYITAFRLDGASNWHIISRGIFPNIYEHIVVIFTMALSTAILDISALGFLKLGAQPPTTEWGAILAENLGLIYLAPWTVALPGILLFLAVLSTNLVGDGLRQVLKARKAD; this is encoded by the coding sequence ATGGCAAAGTTTAATTTATTTTCTGAAGAGTCGAATAAATCGCCACTCGCGCGATTTTGGCGAAAGTTTAAAAATAACCACCCTGCTTTGGTTGGTTTATGGATATTTATGGCGTTTGCACTATTAGCCGCCACCGCTCCTTTTTTAGCCCCGTATGGTGTAAACCAACAACACACTGATGCACTGCTTATTCCGCCATCGTGGCGAGAAATGGGCGATGTACGCTTTCTTTTAGGTACCGATGATTTAGGCCGTGATGTACTCTCGCGCTTAATGAATGGTGCTACGTATACGTTTGGCCTCTCTGTTGTAGCCGCCCTGATCACGACTATTTTTGGTGTGTTAGTGGGTACTTTTGCAGGGATTAGTAAAGGGCTGCGTTCAAGCTTTTTAAATCACTTGCTTGATATAACGCTTTCTATTCCTTCTTTGTTACTGGCAATAATAATAATCGCCATACTCGGCCCGGGTTTAATGAATACCGTATGGGCAATTATTTTAGCATTACTGCCGCAATTTATTCACTCAGTGCGTAACCTGATTGTTGATGAATTAAGTAAAGATTACATTACTGCGTTTAGACTAGATGGTGCGTCTAATTGGCATATTATATCGCGTGGTATTTTTCCTAATATTTATGAGCATATTGTGGTTATATTCACGATGGCGCTTTCTACCGCTATATTAGATATTTCAGCACTGGGATTTTTAAAATTAGGGGCTCAGCCACCGACGACCGAATGGGGCGCAATATTAGCCGAAAACCTAGGCCTCATTTATCTAGCACCGTGGACTGTAGCGCTACCTGGTATACTGTTATTTTTAGCCGTGTTATCTACTAATTTAGTAGGCGATGGCCTGCGACAAGTGCTAAAAGCACGTAAGGCTGATTAA
- a CDS encoding ABC transporter permease: MILDYILRRLGLFFFMILMLSVFTFSLAYLFPGDPLSNLSGIPSSNFAQHSELEDKYLYNSNYFMQYIAFLGRIFQGDWGLSFASGNSVFSHIVDLLPATLELSVYALIVSVVIGVPTGILGSGYHKRWPDKLINSTTMVGYSMPVFWLALLLIMVFSLKLGWFPMSGRMGLLYEIPASTGFILIDIALAGFPYKGMAFVDALRHLTLPTIVLAMYPTTVLVRFTRESMLKVMDQNFIKTARAKGLNRRQLIMHHALRNALLPVIKQIGLQFSTLITLAMITEVIFSWPGIGRWLIDSIYQRDFPAIQGGLMAVSLFVILASITAELTYTLFDPLSRNQAHGKV; this comes from the coding sequence ATGATCTTAGATTATATTTTACGTCGCCTTGGTTTGTTCTTTTTTATGATACTGATGCTCAGCGTATTTACGTTTTCACTGGCGTATTTATTTCCCGGTGATCCGCTAAGTAATTTAAGCGGCATACCAAGTAGTAACTTTGCACAGCATAGTGAGCTTGAAGACAAATATTTATATAACAGCAATTACTTTATGCAATACATTGCCTTTTTAGGGCGAATATTTCAGGGTGATTGGGGGCTTTCGTTTGCCTCTGGTAATAGTGTGTTTAGCCATATTGTTGATTTGCTACCGGCTACTTTAGAGCTAAGCGTATACGCATTAATTGTATCGGTTGTTATTGGTGTACCGACTGGCATTTTAGGCTCTGGGTATCATAAACGTTGGCCCGACAAGCTTATAAACTCTACCACTATGGTGGGTTATTCAATGCCTGTATTTTGGCTCGCATTGTTATTAATAATGGTTTTTTCATTAAAGCTTGGCTGGTTTCCTATGTCGGGCAGAATGGGGCTCCTTTACGAAATACCCGCCAGTACTGGATTTATTTTAATTGATATTGCACTGGCTGGCTTTCCATATAAAGGAATGGCCTTTGTTGATGCGCTGCGCCATTTAACACTTCCGACTATTGTACTGGCTATGTATCCAACCACTGTATTAGTGCGCTTTACTCGCGAGTCTATGCTTAAAGTAATGGATCAAAACTTTATTAAAACAGCTAGGGCAAAAGGCCTTAACCGCCGCCAACTTATCATGCACCATGCACTGCGTAATGCATTACTGCCGGTAATTAAGCAAATTGGTTTGCAATTTAGTACGCTAATAACGCTTGCGATGATTACCGAAGTTATTTTTTCGTGGCCGGGTATTGGCCGATGGTTAATCGATAGTATTTATCAGCGTGACTTTCCTGCAATTCAAGGCGGGTTAATGGCAGTGTCTTTATTTGTTATTTTAGCTTCTATTACAGCTGAGCTTACTTACACTTTATTCGATCCACTCTCGCGGAATCAGGCCCATGGCAAAGTTTAA